A part of Candidatus Polarisedimenticolaceae bacterium genomic DNA contains:
- a CDS encoding class I SAM-dependent methyltransferase: MKSKDEAENAAVAPHPRLDPYYEDERGRRRFVRDIFDETAPDYERIIRLMSFGSGDWYRRDALRRAQVREGMHVLDVAVGTGPVASAALALVGPTGSVTGLDPSFGMLAQTRRRLPIPLVQGIAERLPFADASFDFLSMGYALRHVADLKGTFEEYRRVLRPGATALILDFRKPSTALGRRLVRIYLGTLVPFVARLAARSDKADLLMHYCWDTVHRCVPPETIVASMEAGGFRGVTTETYFGVFGEYKASAA, from the coding sequence ATGAAAAGCAAGGACGAGGCCGAAAACGCCGCCGTCGCGCCGCACCCGCGCCTCGACCCCTATTACGAGGACGAAAGGGGCCGGCGCCGTTTCGTACGCGACATCTTCGACGAGACGGCCCCGGACTACGAGCGGATCATCCGGCTGATGTCGTTCGGCTCGGGGGATTGGTACCGGAGGGATGCCCTCCGCCGGGCGCAGGTGCGGGAGGGGATGCACGTCCTCGACGTCGCGGTGGGGACGGGCCCCGTCGCCTCCGCCGCGCTGGCCCTGGTGGGGCCGACCGGTTCGGTGACCGGCCTCGACCCCAGTTTCGGGATGCTCGCGCAGACCCGGCGGCGCCTCCCGATTCCCCTCGTGCAGGGGATCGCGGAGCGCCTTCCCTTCGCCGACGCCTCGTTCGATTTCCTCAGCATGGGGTACGCGCTCCGTCACGTCGCCGACCTGAAGGGTACTTTCGAGGAGTACCGAAGGGTGCTCCGGCCGGGGGCGACCGCCCTCATCCTGGACTTCCGCAAGCCCTCGACCGCCCTGGGTCGCCGGCTGGTGAGGATCTACCTCGGGACACTGGTCCCGTTCGTGGCGCGCCTCGCCGCGCGCAGCGACAAGGCCGATCTCCTGATGCACTACTGCTGGGACACGGTCCATCGGTGCGTTCCGCCCGAGACGATCGTCGCGTCGATGGAAGCCGGCGGATTCCGCGGGGTGACGACCGAGACCTACTTCGGCGTGTTCGGCGAATACAAGGCCTCGGCGGCCTGA